The following coding sequences lie in one Kitasatospora azatica KCTC 9699 genomic window:
- a CDS encoding DNA-3-methyladenine glycosylase, whose amino-acid sequence MPKDPAAPLPRGFFDRPSPEVAPDLLGRVLRCTLPAGSVELRLTEVEAYQGPDDPASHAYRGRTARNAVMFGPPGHAYVYFTYGMHFCLNLVCGPELHPGGVLLRAGEVTGGVALARSRRSTSRRDHDLAQGPARLALALGVDRAQDGEDVVDGPVFSLLPGTPPPAARIRTGPRTGVATAADTPWRFWIDGDPTVSPYRAHTPRRRSPSKTG is encoded by the coding sequence GTGCCCAAGGACCCTGCCGCCCCCCTCCCGCGCGGCTTCTTCGACCGCCCGTCCCCCGAGGTGGCCCCCGACCTGCTCGGCCGGGTGCTGCGCTGCACCCTGCCCGCCGGCAGCGTCGAACTGCGCCTCACCGAGGTCGAGGCCTACCAGGGACCTGACGACCCCGCGTCACACGCCTATCGCGGCCGCACCGCGCGCAACGCCGTGATGTTCGGCCCGCCCGGCCACGCGTACGTGTACTTCACCTACGGCATGCACTTCTGCCTCAACCTGGTCTGCGGCCCCGAACTCCACCCCGGCGGAGTGCTGCTGAGGGCCGGCGAGGTGACCGGGGGAGTGGCACTGGCCCGCAGCCGCCGCAGCACCAGCCGACGCGACCACGACCTCGCCCAGGGCCCGGCCCGGCTCGCCCTCGCGCTCGGCGTCGACCGCGCCCAGGACGGCGAGGACGTGGTCGACGGGCCGGTCTTCAGCCTGCTCCCCGGCACCCCGCCGCCCGCCGCGCGGATCCGCACCGGCCCGCGCACCGGCGTCGCCACCGCCGCCGACACCCCCTGGCGGTTCTGGATCGACGGCGATCCCACGGTCAGCCCGTACCGCGCGCACACCCCGCGCCGACGCTCACCGAGTAAAACCGGCTAG
- a CDS encoding SPFH domain-containing protein, whose product MEPVLIVLIILVVLALIALIRTIQVIPQASAAIVERFGRYTRTLNAGLNIVVPFVDTIRNRIDLREQVVPFPPQPVITQDNLVVNIDTVIYYQVTDARAATYEVASFIQAIEQLTVTTLRNIIGSMDLESTLTSREVINAGLRGVLDEATGKWGIRVNRVELKAIEPPTSIQDSMEKQMRAERDKRAAVLTAEGARQAAILRAEGEKQAAVLSAEGEAQAAVLRADGEAAAIRTVFEAIHEGDADQKLLAYQYLQTLPELAKGDANKLWIIPSEVGDALKGLGGAFGGLAGQSAGPAAAAPSPDLTKQVPAGGNGPRPLDADDKGAARPRVTPTREYPQIDPE is encoded by the coding sequence GTGGAACCCGTCCTCATCGTGCTGATCATTCTGGTTGTGCTGGCGCTCATCGCACTGATCCGGACGATCCAGGTGATCCCGCAGGCCAGCGCGGCGATCGTGGAGCGCTTCGGCCGCTACACCCGGACCCTGAACGCCGGCCTCAACATCGTGGTGCCGTTCGTCGACACCATCCGCAACCGGATCGACCTGCGCGAGCAGGTGGTCCCGTTCCCGCCGCAGCCGGTGATCACCCAGGACAACCTGGTGGTCAACATCGACACCGTCATCTACTACCAGGTGACCGACGCCCGGGCCGCGACCTACGAGGTGGCCAGCTTCATCCAGGCCATCGAGCAGCTCACCGTCACCACACTGCGCAACATCATCGGCTCGATGGACCTGGAGTCCACCCTCACCTCCCGCGAGGTGATCAACGCCGGGCTGCGCGGGGTGCTGGACGAGGCCACCGGCAAGTGGGGCATCCGGGTCAACCGGGTGGAGCTCAAGGCGATCGAGCCGCCGACCTCCATCCAGGACTCGATGGAGAAGCAGATGCGCGCCGAACGGGACAAGCGCGCGGCGGTGCTGACCGCCGAGGGCGCCCGGCAGGCCGCGATCCTGCGCGCCGAGGGTGAGAAGCAGGCCGCGGTGCTCAGCGCCGAGGGTGAGGCGCAGGCCGCCGTGCTGCGCGCCGACGGTGAGGCGGCCGCGATCCGCACCGTCTTCGAGGCCATCCACGAGGGCGACGCCGACCAGAAGCTGCTCGCCTACCAGTACCTGCAGACCCTGCCCGAGTTGGCCAAGGGCGACGCCAACAAGCTCTGGATCATCCCCAGCGAGGTCGGCGACGCGCTCAAGGGGCTGGGCGGCGCCTTCGGCGGACTGGCCGGCCAGAGCGCCGGCCCCGCCGCTGCGGCTCCCAGCCCGGACCTGACGAAGCAGGTCCCCGCCGGCGGCAACGGTCCGCGCCCGCTCGACGCCGACGACAAGGGCGCTGCCCGGCCCCGGGTCACCCCGACCAGGGAGTACCCGCAGATCGACCCGGAGTAG
- a CDS encoding HNH endonuclease, which yields MRNTLVLNASYEPLSTVSLQRAVVLVLQDKAVVEQAHPLRVVRATGLSVPVPRVIRLQRYVRVPFRQRAPWSRRGVLVRDQHLCAYCGRRATTVDHLVPKSRGGADSWLNTVAACAEDNQRKADRTPEQAQMVLLRRPFEPTPEASLMLALGLRAGEAGELADWLPQPVSVSASQPVPA from the coding sequence ATGCGCAACACGCTGGTGCTGAACGCGAGCTACGAGCCGCTGTCGACGGTGTCGCTGCAGCGTGCGGTGGTGCTGGTGCTCCAGGACAAGGCCGTGGTCGAGCAGGCCCATCCGCTGCGAGTGGTGCGGGCGACGGGTCTTTCGGTGCCGGTACCCCGGGTGATCAGGCTGCAGCGGTACGTCAGAGTGCCGTTCCGACAACGGGCCCCGTGGTCGCGGCGCGGTGTGCTGGTCCGTGACCAGCACCTGTGCGCCTACTGCGGGCGGCGCGCGACCACGGTGGACCACCTGGTGCCCAAGTCGCGCGGCGGTGCCGACAGCTGGCTGAACACCGTGGCGGCCTGCGCCGAGGACAACCAGCGCAAGGCCGACCGGACGCCGGAGCAGGCCCAGATGGTGCTGCTGCGGCGCCCGTTCGAGCCGACCCCGGAGGCCTCGCTGATGCTGGCGCTGGGCCTGCGGGCCGGTGAGGCCGGGGAGCTGGCCGACTGGCTGCCGCAGCCGGTGTCGGTGTCGGCGTCACAGCCGGTGCCGGCCTGA
- the tyrS gene encoding tyrosine--tRNA ligase — protein sequence MTDIVDELQWRGLLALSTDEDALRKAFADGPVTFYCGFDPTAPSLHLGNLVQILTMRRIQQAGHLPLGLVGGATGLIGDPKPTAERVLNDPETVAGWVLRLRGQIEKFLDFEGPFAARMVNNLDWTSGLSAISLLRDVGKYFRVNNMIAKEAVARRLNSDAGISYTEFSYQILQGMDFLELNRRYNCTLQTGGSDQWGNLTAGTDLIRKAEGKSVHALATPLIVKADGTKFGKTESGTIWLDPELTTPYAFYQFWLNADDRDVATFLRIFSFRSKEEIEELERETAERPQARLAQRALAEELTTLVHSAEEYERAVAASKALFGQGDLAELAAATLASALAEVPRATVTELAPMADLLVAVGLAPSRSAARRTLKEGGAYLNNAKVADEDAVPTEADLLHGRWLVLRRGKRNLAAVELVTN from the coding sequence GTGACGGACATCGTCGACGAGCTGCAGTGGCGCGGGCTGCTCGCCCTCTCCACTGACGAGGACGCATTGCGCAAGGCGTTCGCGGACGGCCCGGTCACGTTCTATTGCGGCTTCGACCCGACCGCGCCGAGCCTGCACCTCGGCAACCTGGTGCAGATCCTCACCATGCGCCGGATCCAGCAGGCCGGACACCTGCCGCTGGGCCTGGTCGGTGGCGCCACGGGTCTGATCGGCGATCCCAAGCCGACCGCCGAGCGAGTGCTCAACGACCCCGAGACGGTGGCCGGCTGGGTCCTTCGCCTGCGCGGCCAGATCGAGAAGTTCCTCGACTTCGAGGGCCCGTTCGCGGCCCGCATGGTCAACAACCTCGACTGGACCTCGGGCCTGTCGGCGATCAGCCTGCTGCGCGACGTCGGCAAGTACTTCCGGGTCAACAACATGATCGCCAAGGAGGCCGTGGCCCGACGGCTCAACTCCGACGCGGGCATCAGCTACACCGAGTTCAGCTACCAGATCCTCCAGGGCATGGACTTCCTGGAGCTGAACCGCCGCTACAACTGCACCCTGCAGACCGGCGGCAGCGACCAGTGGGGCAACCTCACCGCCGGCACCGACCTGATCCGCAAGGCCGAGGGCAAGTCGGTGCACGCCCTGGCCACCCCGCTGATCGTGAAGGCCGACGGCACCAAGTTCGGCAAGACCGAGTCCGGCACCATCTGGCTCGACCCCGAGCTGACCACGCCCTACGCCTTCTACCAGTTCTGGCTCAACGCGGACGACCGCGATGTCGCCACCTTCCTGCGGATCTTCTCGTTCCGTTCGAAGGAGGAGATCGAGGAGCTGGAGCGGGAGACCGCCGAGCGTCCGCAGGCCCGCCTCGCCCAGCGCGCGCTGGCCGAGGAGCTCACCACCCTGGTGCACAGCGCCGAGGAGTACGAGCGCGCCGTCGCCGCCTCCAAGGCGCTGTTCGGCCAGGGCGACCTCGCCGAACTGGCGGCCGCCACCCTGGCCTCGGCCCTCGCCGAGGTGCCGCGCGCCACGGTCACGGAGCTGGCCCCGATGGCCGACCTGCTGGTCGCCGTCGGCCTGGCCCCGAGCCGCTCGGCCGCCCGCCGCACCCTGAAGGAGGGCGGCGCGTACCTCAACAACGCGAAGGTCGCCGACGAGGACGCGGTCCCCACCGAGGCCGATCTGCTGCACGGCCGCTGGCTGGTGCTGCGCCGCGGCAAGCGCAACCTCGCGGCCGTGGAGCTGGTCACGAACTGA
- a CDS encoding outer membrane protein assembly factor BamB family protein, translated as MTQDGYEYQHSWYPGTDQQPPQYQPQPGDQTWQWHGYQEQYQPGQHQPGPYSQEPYSQEPFQQDQYQQVEAPQYVDPYAVPAPAADPDPLNPLEPVAVPAPEPDAQPAADPTTDPAADPAPGSDPASSPRRGGGSLLDRARSTAKGAVSGVLATDGLPDRRALLIRGAAGVAALAVLITAGIVVTSGGSGSKSTPAGPASDTGFAVAHNKIWAAQPAAAPQQGGDDTLTGSWLLADALVRADSTGVHAYDLATGKPTWTLDAPAQGAVPCGLSPTVNPAGLGGALFRTQADPKSPCTLLAAVDTKAGKTAWTKKLSDTNNPYAAHVAVTDDKVIAVGDDKVSAWAAADGKDAWQYGGQGKFCTLSGNASGATVLLHSACADSNPGEQVVALGVADGKVTWSHGLDGQPKTVSVLSAEPAALLTTGDQPTDEKVLAFGQNGDPAGTVAIMQDGSRLDATHGTFDPVPTVFFQDHTLVSTLAAADGTLAAAAYDLGNGKQLWHTAVNEKGTVRAVGLDNGALVLGADERVGQPAHLSRFALTTGQESVGGGFPRDTGSLLTSGRVLIGGGRVLAVPEHSTHFGTATAYQAKS; from the coding sequence ATGACTCAGGACGGCTACGAGTACCAGCACTCCTGGTACCCCGGGACCGACCAGCAGCCACCGCAGTACCAGCCGCAGCCGGGGGACCAGACCTGGCAGTGGCACGGCTACCAGGAGCAGTACCAGCCGGGGCAGCACCAGCCGGGGCCGTACTCGCAGGAGCCGTACTCGCAGGAGCCGTTCCAGCAGGACCAGTACCAGCAGGTCGAGGCACCGCAGTACGTGGACCCGTACGCGGTCCCCGCCCCGGCAGCCGACCCCGACCCGCTGAACCCGCTGGAGCCGGTGGCCGTCCCGGCCCCCGAACCGGACGCCCAGCCCGCCGCGGACCCGACCACCGACCCCGCCGCGGACCCGGCCCCGGGCTCGGACCCCGCCTCCAGCCCCCGGCGCGGCGGCGGCTCCCTGCTCGACCGCGCCCGCTCCACCGCCAAGGGCGCCGTCTCCGGCGTCCTCGCCACCGACGGCCTGCCCGACCGCCGCGCCCTGCTGATCCGCGGCGCCGCGGGTGTCGCCGCGCTCGCCGTCCTGATCACCGCGGGCATCGTGGTCACCAGCGGCGGCAGCGGCAGCAAGAGCACGCCGGCCGGCCCGGCCAGTGACACCGGCTTCGCCGTCGCCCACAACAAGATCTGGGCCGCCCAGCCGGCCGCCGCCCCCCAGCAGGGCGGCGACGACACCCTCACCGGCAGCTGGCTGCTGGCCGACGCCCTGGTCCGCGCCGACAGCACCGGCGTGCACGCCTACGACCTGGCGACCGGCAAGCCCACCTGGACCCTGGACGCCCCCGCCCAGGGCGCCGTGCCCTGCGGCCTGTCACCCACCGTCAACCCGGCCGGCCTCGGCGGCGCACTGTTCCGCACCCAGGCCGACCCGAAGAGCCCCTGCACCCTGCTCGCCGCCGTCGACACCAAGGCCGGCAAGACCGCCTGGACCAAGAAGCTCTCCGACACCAACAACCCGTACGCCGCCCACGTCGCCGTCACCGACGACAAGGTGATCGCGGTCGGCGACGACAAGGTGTCCGCCTGGGCCGCCGCCGACGGCAAGGACGCCTGGCAGTACGGCGGCCAGGGCAAGTTCTGCACCCTCTCCGGCAACGCCTCCGGCGCCACCGTGCTGCTGCACAGCGCCTGCGCCGACAGCAACCCCGGCGAGCAGGTGGTCGCGCTCGGCGTCGCCGACGGCAAGGTGACCTGGTCGCACGGACTGGACGGCCAGCCCAAGACCGTCAGCGTGCTGTCCGCCGAACCCGCCGCACTGCTCACCACCGGCGACCAGCCCACCGACGAGAAGGTCCTCGCCTTCGGCCAGAACGGCGACCCGGCCGGCACCGTGGCGATCATGCAGGACGGCTCCCGACTGGACGCCACCCACGGCACCTTCGACCCGGTGCCCACCGTCTTCTTCCAGGACCACACCCTGGTCAGCACCCTGGCCGCCGCCGACGGCACCCTCGCCGCGGCCGCCTACGACCTCGGCAACGGCAAGCAGCTCTGGCACACCGCCGTCAACGAGAAGGGCACCGTCCGCGCGGTCGGCCTGGACAACGGCGCGCTGGTGCTGGGCGCCGACGAGCGGGTCGGCCAGCCCGCCCACCTGAGCCGGTTCGCCCTGACGACCGGTCAGGAGAGCGTCGGCGGCGGCTTTCCCCGGGACACCGGTTCGCTGCTCACCTCGGGCCGAGTGCTGATCGGCGGCGGCCGGGTGCTGGCCGTCCCCGAGCACTCGACCCACTTCGGCACGGCGACGGCCTACCAGGCCAAGAGCTGA
- a CDS encoding 4a-hydroxytetrahydrobiopterin dehydratase, with the protein MTNRILLTEDEITAGLAELPGWQRQGDSIARTADAADFPAAIRVVVAVAEAAEELDHHPDIDIRWRTLSFVLSTHSAGGLTGLDLQLAARIDRALRES; encoded by the coding sequence ATGACCAACCGCATCCTGCTGACCGAGGACGAAATCACCGCCGGACTGGCCGAACTCCCCGGCTGGCAGCGCCAGGGCGACTCGATCGCCAGGACCGCCGACGCCGCCGACTTCCCGGCCGCGATCCGGGTGGTGGTGGCGGTCGCCGAGGCCGCCGAGGAGCTCGACCACCACCCGGACATCGACATCCGCTGGCGCACCCTCAGCTTCGTCCTGTCCACCCACAGCGCCGGCGGCCTGACCGGCCTGGACCTCCAACTCGCGGCCAGGATCGACCGGGCGCTGCGCGAATCCTGA
- a CDS encoding sulfite exporter TauE/SafE family protein — protein MTPWEGLAVFAAGAGAGTINVIVGSGTLITFPVLLAFGLPPVTANVSNTLGLVPGSVSGAIGYRRELVGQRGRLIRLGIASMLGGLLGAMLLTRLPSKAFDAIVPVLILLALVLVVIQPRVARAVAARGGATTHPDGSPALVAGVFLTGIYGGYFGAAQGVLLLALMGMLLRDELQRMNAVKNVLALIVNAVAAIFFMFTAHIDWLVALLIAVGSALGGLIGAKVGRRLPPVALRGLIVVVGLIAVTKLLIS, from the coding sequence ATGACTCCTTGGGAAGGACTGGCGGTCTTCGCCGCCGGAGCCGGCGCGGGCACCATCAACGTCATCGTGGGATCGGGAACGCTGATCACGTTCCCGGTCCTGCTGGCGTTCGGGCTGCCCCCGGTCACCGCCAACGTGTCCAACACGCTGGGCCTGGTGCCGGGATCGGTCAGCGGTGCGATCGGCTACCGGCGCGAACTGGTCGGTCAGCGCGGCCGGCTGATCCGGCTGGGCATCGCGTCGATGCTCGGCGGCCTGCTCGGCGCGATGCTGCTCACCCGGCTGCCCAGCAAGGCCTTCGACGCGATCGTCCCGGTGCTGATCCTGCTCGCCCTGGTCCTGGTGGTGATCCAGCCCCGGGTGGCCCGCGCGGTCGCCGCCCGCGGCGGCGCCACCACCCACCCGGACGGCAGCCCCGCCCTGGTCGCCGGTGTCTTCCTGACCGGCATCTACGGCGGCTACTTCGGCGCCGCCCAGGGCGTCCTGCTGCTCGCCCTGATGGGCATGCTGCTCCGCGACGAACTGCAGCGGATGAACGCCGTCAAGAACGTGCTGGCGCTGATCGTCAACGCTGTCGCCGCGATCTTCTTCATGTTCACCGCCCACATCGACTGGCTGGTGGCGCTGCTGATCGCGGTCGGCTCGGCGCTCGGTGGCCTTATCGGCGCCAAGGTCGGCCGCCGCCTGCCACCCGTCGCCCTGCGCGGCCTGATCGTGGTGGTCGGCCTGATCGCGGTCACCAAGCTGCTGATCAGCTGA